A window from Zingiber officinale cultivar Zhangliang chromosome 7A, Zo_v1.1, whole genome shotgun sequence encodes these proteins:
- the LOC122000428 gene encoding adenylate isopentenyltransferase-like yields the protein MSILFCRGGGRALLSQSTVAAGALQQSRRFCGYGGMGDDGGNVKWGKEEMEQRVVVIMGATSTGKSKLSVQLSSMFSGEVINSDKIQVYRGLDITTNKIPVADRRGVPHHLLGELDPAAGELLPSGFRALASCAIEDISARGRIPVVAGGSNSFIHALLSDRFDPRYDPFRERSSARKEALRSRCCFIWVHVEAATLAEHIDRRVDEMVAEGMVEELERYFAVEGEVERHPGLGKAIGVPEFRSYFTGRGCRTAAAFEAALAAIKANVRRLTVEQVRKIERLAAMGWPLLRVDATPAVAARLSGNLSSAPWRRYVAEPSVSAVARFLEEEDWRRSAAIAAVGTAAHATY from the coding sequence ATGTCGATTTTATTCTGCCGCGGCGGAGGCAGAGCGCTCCTTTCTCAGAGCACCGTCGCCGCCGGGGCGCTGCAGCAAAGCCGCAGGTTTTGTGGGTACGGAGGCATGGGAGACGATGGAGGCAATGTGAAATGGGGGAAGGAGGAGATGGAACAGAGGGTGGTGGTGATCATGGGCGCCACCAGCACCGGCAAGTCCAAGCTCTCTGTTCAGCTGTCGTCCATGTTTTCCGGTGAGGTCATAAACTCTGATAAGATCCAGGTGTACCGCGGTCTCGACATCACCACTAATAAGATACCGGTGGCGGACCGGCGTGGAGTACCACATCATTTGCTCGGCGAGCTGGACCCCGCCGCCGGGGAACTCCTTCCTAGTGGATTCCGGGCCTTAGCGAGCTGCGCCATTGAGGACATCTCCGCCCGCGGTCGGATTCCGGTGGTTGCCGGTGGGTCAAATTCCTTCATCCACGCTCTGCTCTCGGACAGGTTTGATCCCCGGTATGACCCGTTCAGGGAGAGGTCGTCGGCGAGGAAGGAAGCCTTGCGGTCTCGGTGTTGTTTCATTTGGGTGCACGTCGAGGCGGCGACGCTGGCGGAGCATATCGACCGGAGAGTAGACGAGATGGTGGCGGAAGGTATGGTCGAGGAGCTGGAACGCTACTTCGCGGTGGAGGGGGAAGTGGAGCGGCACCCGGGGCTAGGGAAAGCCATCGGGGTGCCGGAATTCCGGAGCTACTTCACTGGGCGCGGCTGCCGGACCGCTGCGGCGTTCGAGGCGGCTCTAGCGGCGATCAAGGCGAACGTGAGGCGGCTAACGGTGGAGCAGGTGCGGAAGATCGAGCGACTGGCGGCAATGGGTTGGCCTCTGCTGCGGGTGGACGCCACGCCGGCCGTGGCGGCGAGGCTCTCCGGGAACCTCTCGTCTGCACCTTGGAGGAGATACGTGGCGGAGCCCAGCGTTAGTGCGGTGGCTCGATTCCTAGAGGAGGAGGACTGGAGGAGGAGTGCGGCCATCGCCGCCGTCGGCACTGCCGCACACGCGACGTACTAA